A window from Garra rufa chromosome 14, GarRuf1.0, whole genome shotgun sequence encodes these proteins:
- the LOC141284256 gene encoding lymphocyte antigen 6D → MTRPASIMKTLVCALIVMLLCSASVHSLTCYTCEDGNCKTPTECPASSNFCKTVSTATVFSRTCEEFCVPGVNIYCCTSDLCD, encoded by the exons ATGACCAGACCAGCTTCCATCATGAAGACGCTAGTGTGTGCTCTTATTGTGATGCTTCTCTGCAGTGCCTCAG TGCACTCGCTGACATGCTACACCTGTGAAGATGGGAACTGCAAGACCCCAACCGAATGCCCAGCCTCAAGCAATTTCTGCAAAACAGTTTCAACAG CCACTGTGTTCAGCCGGACATGTGAGGAGTTCTGTGTTCCTGGAGTGAACATCTACTGCTGTACATCTGATCTGTGTGACTGA